The Corynebacterium sphenisci DSM 44792 genome includes the window ACCCGGAGCGGTCCTTGGCCCGGATCACGGTCTTGCCCAGGGCCTGCTCCGCGTAGGCGTGGGCGCGCTCGGCCTGCACCTCCCCGGTGGACAGGGTCACCACGTGCTCCACCAGGGGCAGCACCGGCACCGGGTTGAAGAAGTGCAGGCCCATCACCCGCTCCGGGCGGGTCGTCGCCGCGGCGATGGACTGCACCGGCAGGGAGGAGGTGTTGGTCGCCAGAATCGCCTCCGGATCGGTGACCACCTCATCGAGCTTCCCGAAGACCTCCGCCTTGACCTGGGGGTTCTCCACGATGGCCTCGATGACCAGCTGGCGATCGGCGAAATCGCCGAGATCGGTGGTGTAGGAGATCCGCCCGAGGATGGCGTCGCGCTCGGCGGCGTCGAGCTTGCCGCGGGAGACCGCCTTGTCCAGGGAGCCGGCGATGCGCTTCCGCCCGCCGTCGAGGAACTCCTCCTTGGCCTCCCAGACCAGCACCTCGCTGCCCGCGCGGGCGCACACCTCGATGATCCCGGATCCCATCTGACCGGCGCCGACGACGCCGACCCGGGTGATTTCAACAGCCATGTCCATACTCTCCGAAAATCGTCCCCGCCCGACGGGGCCCCGCCGGGCGCTTCAGTGCGGATGCTACCCGGCGCGCGACCCCGGCGAGGCCGGTTGCGCGGGAGTCCTCCCCGGGGTGGGCCGGCTCAGCCGAACTGGCCGAGGATGTCGTCGATTTCGGCGACGGTGCGCCGGGCCTCCTCGGCGATCTCCGGCTGCGGGGCGTCGGCGAGCCCCGCCCAGGCGTCGCGCAGCCGGGGCAGCTCCTCGCGGAGCAGCTCCGTCAGCGCCGCGGCCGGGTCGGCGGCGCCGATCACCCGGGAGGCGTCCACGGTGGCCGCGCCCCCCTCCCCGGCGTAGTCGTGCAAGGCGCCGAGCTGGCGGTGGCACATCCCCTTGACCCGGCCGAAGAGCCCGGCCTCGCGGCCGCGCGCCCCGGAGGACAGCGCGTCCTCCGCGGCGGTGCGCAGCTCCTCGGCGTCGGCGAGCAGATGGGCGGTGCGCTGGGCGGCGTCCTCCGCGGAGTTGGCGGCGGTGGCCTCGGCGGCGGCGGATTTGCCGGCCCCGCCGTCGTCGACGGTGGCCGGGTCGTAGCCGCAGCCGGCGGCGCCGGCGGCGGCCAGCAGGGCGATCAGGGCGGCGGCGGTGCGGGCGCGCATCAGCCGATCTCCAGTTCGCCCATGCGGTCCCAGCCGTCCTTGCCGGGCAGGGACTGGGAGATGATCCGCGGGGTCTCCCGCAGCAGCGGGCGCATCGCGGCGAGTCCGGCGGCGAAGTGCGCGCTGCCCACGTGCGCCTCGGCGGCGTCGTCGGCGAAGGCCTCCACGAGCACGAACTCGTCGGGGTCGGCCAGGCTGCGCGACCACTCGAACCAGAGGTTGCCCTCCTCGGCGCGGGTGGCGGCGGTGAAGTCGGCGACCGCCTCGACGAACTCGTCGGCGCGGCCGGGCAGGACCGGGAACTTGACCACGATGAAAATCATGCACTCCACCCTACGCGGACGCCCCGCCGCCGCCGCGGCCGCGCGGGGCGGGCCGGGGCGATGCGGCGGGGCCGGCGGTGCGGGCCTATTCGGCGGGGTGGCGCCGATCCAGGTCCGCGAACACCGCGGTGTTGCAGGTGAAGGCGGTGCGGGCGTGCGCGACCAGCTCCTCGCGGTGCTCGTCGAGCACCGCCAGCGAATCCAGCCGGCCGCGGTAGGTGTCCCGGTAGGCCTTGAGCTTGTCGATGCCCGGGAAGCGCAGCCCCTGCACCCCGTCCTCGCCGAAGCCGTAGATCCGGGACACCAGGGTGGCGATGATCTGGCCGCCGGCGAGATCGCCGAGGTAGCGCACGTAGTGGTGCGCGGCGAAGGCGACCTGGTCGCCCTCCTCGGCCACCCGGTGCAGTTCGGCGACGTAGGCGGCGGTGGCCTCGGTGGGCCGGACCCGCTCCGCGGCGCCCTCGGCGCCGTGCAGGAAGTCCAGGTCGGCGCTCAGCGCCGCGGTGCGCAGCAGCCGCTCATCGGCCAGCGCCTCGACCACCGGGGTGCCGGCGAGGGCCTCCCCGGCGCCCTCCAGGGCCCGGTAGATGCACAGCATCTGGCCCTGGTAGTCGACGTAGGCCTCGCGGGTGAGCAGCCCGTTGAGCATCCGGTTCATGAACCCGGAGTTCTCGGCCTCCTCGTGCACTTCGATGGTCGCCTTGCGCAGCAGGGCGGAAACGGTGGTCTTCTCGGGTGCGGTCATGATGGCCGGCTCCTCGTGGTCGTCGTGTCCCGGGCCCGTCTGGGCTGGATTACCGGGTTGCCCGCCGAATCGCGCAGGATCTCCACCGCACGGCCGTAGACCTCCGAGACGAGCTCGGCGGTCAGGGTGCGGTCGGGCGCGCCCACCGCGCGCAGGCGGCCCCCCTCCAGCACGGCGACCCGATCCGACCACGCGGCGGCGGCGGAGAGGTCGTGCAGGACGAGGATCACCGTCGCGCCTTCGCGGGCCCGCCGGCGGGCGATGGCGAGCACCTCCTCCGAATGGTGGAAGTCGAGCGCGGCGGTGGGTTCGTCGAGCATGAGCACCGGCGTGTCCTGGACGAGCACCCGGGCCATGTGCACCCGGGCCTGCTCGCCGCCGGAGAGCCGGCCCACCGGCCGGTCCAGCAGATGGGCGATCCGGCAGTCCCGGATCGCGGCGGCGGTCAGCTCCGGATCGGGGCAGCCGTGCGGCGCCCGGCCCATGGCGACGACCTCGCCGGCGGTGAAGGGGAAGTCCACGGCGAGGCGCTGGGTGAGCACCGCGCGGTACCGGGCCAGATCCGCCAGGGGCGTCCCGGCCACGTCGAGGGCGCCGATCCGGGCGGAGCCGGCGCCGCGCAGATCGCCGGCGGCG containing:
- a CDS encoding 3-hydroxybutyryl-CoA dehydrogenase; its protein translation is MAVEITRVGVVGAGQMGSGIIEVCARAGSEVLVWEAKEEFLDGGRKRIAGSLDKAVSRGKLDAAERDAILGRISYTTDLGDFADRQLVIEAIVENPQVKAEVFGKLDEVVTDPEAILATNTSSLPVQSIAAATTRPERVMGLHFFNPVPVLPLVEHVVTLSTGEVQAERAHAYAEQALGKTVIRAKDRSGFIVNALLVPYILGAIRMLQDGVAAKEDIDAGMVNGCAHPMGPLTLADMVGLDTVKFIADAMFEEYAEPTYAAPPLLKRMVEAGRLGRKSGAGFYDY
- a CDS encoding heme oxygenase (biliverdin-producing) — protein: MTAPEKTTVSALLRKATIEVHEEAENSGFMNRMLNGLLTREAYVDYQGQMLCIYRALEGAGEALAGTPVVEALADERLLRTAALSADLDFLHGAEGAAERVRPTEATAAYVAELHRVAEEGDQVAFAAHHYVRYLGDLAGGQIIATLVSRIYGFGEDGVQGLRFPGIDKLKAYRDTYRGRLDSLAVLDEHREELVAHARTAFTCNTAVFADLDRRHPAE
- a CDS encoding ABC transporter ATP-binding protein; this translates as MSPRSRRAPAAPRPTGPVPVELAGVGVRRGGRTILEGVDLTARPGEVLSLVGPNGAGKSTLLAVAAGDLRGAGSARIGALDVAGTPLADLARYRAVLTQRLAVDFPFTAGEVVAMGRAPHGCPDPELTAAAIRDCRIAHLLDRPVGRLSGGEQARVHMARVLVQDTPVLMLDEPTAALDFHHSEEVLAIARRRAREGATVILVLHDLSAAAAWSDRVAVLEGGRLRAVGAPDRTLTAELVSEVYGRAVEILRDSAGNPVIQPRRARDTTTTRSRPS
- a CDS encoding putative quinol monooxygenase, yielding MIFIVVKFPVLPGRADEFVEAVADFTAATRAEEGNLWFEWSRSLADPDEFVLVEAFADDAAEAHVGSAHFAAGLAAMRPLLRETPRIISQSLPGKDGWDRMGELEIG